A window from Hoeflea sp. IMCC20628 encodes these proteins:
- a CDS encoding SDR family oxidoreductase yields MDMGLKGRKALLSGASKGMGRACALALSREGVDVTLVARGLEALNVTADEIRAETGGKVQTVAADITTDAGRAAALQACPEPDILLNNAGGKKPGDFRDWDRDEWISALDLMMLAPIQMMRLTFDGMVERGFGRIVNIAARGVKIPQVELGLSNGARTGLVGFSAGLAREGVARNVTINTILPGIIDSEAQRQHVQSLVREGGPTFDEIWNARAAKSPAKRYGRPDEIGALFTFLASDHAGLMTGQSILMDGGDYPGTL; encoded by the coding sequence ATGGATATGGGATTGAAGGGGCGCAAGGCTTTGCTGAGCGGCGCGAGCAAGGGGATGGGGCGCGCCTGCGCACTGGCCCTGTCGCGTGAAGGCGTCGATGTCACGCTGGTGGCACGTGGTCTGGAAGCGCTGAACGTAACCGCGGATGAGATCCGTGCGGAAACCGGCGGCAAGGTGCAGACGGTCGCAGCCGACATCACAACCGACGCCGGTCGTGCCGCAGCACTTCAAGCCTGCCCCGAGCCGGATATCCTGCTCAACAATGCAGGCGGCAAGAAGCCGGGCGATTTCCGCGACTGGGACAGGGATGAATGGATCTCTGCGCTCGACCTGATGATGCTGGCGCCGATCCAGATGATGCGCCTGACTTTCGATGGAATGGTCGAGCGCGGCTTCGGCCGGATCGTCAACATTGCTGCACGGGGAGTGAAAATTCCCCAGGTGGAGTTGGGACTGTCCAATGGCGCCCGCACCGGACTGGTCGGCTTTTCCGCCGGCCTCGCACGCGAAGGCGTGGCTCGGAACGTGACGATCAACACGATCCTGCCGGGCATTATCGACAGTGAGGCGCAACGCCAGCACGTGCAGTCCCTGGTAAGGGAAGGCGGCCCGACCTTTGATGAGATCTGGAATGCGCGGGCAGCCAAGAGCCCGGCCAAGCGTTATGGGCGCCCCGACGAAATCGGCGCACTCTTCACGTTCCTGGCCTCTGACCACGCCGGTCTGATGACGGGGCAGTCGATCTTGATGGACGGCGGGGACTATCCCGGTACGCTCTGA